A single genomic interval of Oncorhynchus mykiss isolate Arlee chromosome 13, USDA_OmykA_1.1, whole genome shotgun sequence harbors:
- the rrmj2 gene encoding ribosomal RNA methyltransferase 2 (The RefSeq protein has 1 substitution compared to this genomic sequence), whose protein sequence is MWYSVLQKSYLHTSVHVLKKAAHNLKGKSTADQRWIVRQLNDPFVKAAHVHNYRCRSAFKLLEIDDKYKLLKPGFNVIDCGAAPGAWSQIAVHRVNSTGANGEFPRGTVVGIDLLRIAPLDGAHFLSNHDITDPVTHAKLLELLPGAQAHVIMSDMAPNASGFKEMDHEKLITMSLSLIDLAAKVLQTGGSLICKYWDGALAHQPQQKLSAVFRDVRTVKPKASRKESSELFFLARSYRENKIV, encoded by the exons ATGTGGTACTCAGTGTTACAAAAATCATATCTACATACCTCTGTACATGTCCTAAAAAAGGCTGCGCATAATCTGAAAGGAAAGAGTACTGCCGATCAGCGTTGGATAGTTCGGCAGCTTAATGACCCCTTTGTGAAGGCTGCCCATGTGCACAACTACCGGTGTAGAAGCGCCTTCAAACTGCTGGAGATTGATGACAAATATAAACTTTTAAAACCCGGATTCAACGTAATAGATTGTGGTGCTGCACCGGGTGCTTGGAGCCAGATAGCTGTTCACAGGGTCAACTCAACTGGGGCTA ATGGAGAATTCCCCCGTGGCACTGTGGTTGGAATTGACCTTCTGCGTATAGCACCTCTAGATGGAGCTCACTTCCTGTCCAATCATGACATCACCGACCCAGTCACACATGCCAAGCTGCTTGAACTTCTCCCTGGTGCCCAGGCTCATGTCATCATGAGTGATATGGCACCCAATGCCAGTGGTTTCAAGGAGATGGACCATGAAAAACTCATCACAATGTCATTGTCATTGATTGACTTGGCTGCGAAGGTGTTGCAGACCGGTGGCTCTCTCATTTGTAAGTATTGGGACGGGGCATTGGCGCACCAGCTTCAACAGAAGCTTTCAGCTGTGTTCCGTGACGTCAGGACAGTCAAACCAAAAGCCAGCCGAAAGGAGTCGTCGGAGTTGTTTTTCCTTGCCCGGTCGTACAGAGAAAATAAAATAGTCTGA